In Solanum pennellii chromosome 3, SPENNV200, a single window of DNA contains:
- the LOC107014837 gene encoding L-type lectin-domain containing receptor kinase VIII.2-like, which produces MDYFFWFFFSFAILVNSYLGSSMDGPSINVTKHISFRDFSSINPRLKQDVTLLGSVIVSDEKKSVQIPDPEREGDDLKHLAGRAIYSSPIRFFDPQTQTPASFETTFSFQFEVKSYSGNEASDQGKYVGGSGLTFIIVPDELTVGRAGPWLGMLNDLCDEDYKTVAIEFDTRKNPEFGDPNDNHLGINLGSIVSTAAINASDAGVQLNDGSVHRVWISYDGRKRFVEIRLAPDGRGYPSKPVYSGLLDLSPYLNEYMFVGFSAATGNHTQIHNILSWNFTSISQASLRIPSTETCQNKIMLQNSTQSENLHRKTPNSFFIFLAVVILLVVVLINLYFSSYKRDNNSDEAFPLPEKKQRPRPPNKARRFTIAEISIATRNFSELQILGSDEKSITYKATILNGCNVVVKRFLTQFFNTHGFEKRQFHKEIKAITRIRHPNLVPIRGWCYDNQETIIVYDFIPNGSLDKWLFGVGVLPWTRRFKVLKDLADSLVYLHSKQLAHKNVKSSSVFLDVSFRAVVGDFGFVLTSAGSTRFEAMVSQTADVFEFGVVVLEIIAGRSWKSNPGERDLLDLAWAMHEVQQKETLVDRRMGAVVNLEQAIRALDIGLLCTLNENKGRPTMEEVVEFLNMEKPIPELPSGRPVCLFPYSSTTGLCSGYACTTFK; this is translated from the coding sequence ATGGATTATTTTTTCTggtttttcttttcctttgcCATATTAGTTAATAGTTATTTAGGTTCGTCCATGGACGGACCTTCAATTAATGTGACGAAGCATATCTCTTTTCGAGATTTCAGTTCTATTAATCCGAGATTGAAGCAAGATGTTACACTTCTTGGTAGTGTTATCGTCTCGGATGAAAAAAAATCCGTTCAAATTCCTGATCCTGAGCGAGAAGGTGATGATCTAAAGCATCTAGCAGGACGAGCTATATATTCTTCACCGATCCGTTTCTTTGATCCTCAGACTCAAACACCGGCTTCCTTTGAAACGACTTTCTCGTTTCAATTTGAAGTGAAGTCCTATTCAGGCAATGAGGCGTCAGATCAGGGGAAATATGTAGGTGGTAGTGGTCTTACTTTTATAATCGTCCCGGATGAATTAACTGTTGGCCGTGCTGGTCCGTGGCTTGGGATGCTGAACGATTTGTGCGATGAGGATTATAAAACAGTAGCTATTGAGTTTGATACACGGAAGAATCCTGAATTTGGTGACCCGAATGATAATCACTTGGGCATTAATTTGGGTAGCATAGTTTCAACTGCAGCGATTAATGCTTCTGACGCTGGAGTTCAATTGAATGACGGATCAGTTCACAGAGTTTGGATATCTTACGATGGGCGAAAGCGATTTGTTGAAATTCGTCTTGCACCTGATGGCAGAGGATATCCTTCTAAACCAGTTTACTCTGGTTTACTTGATCTTTCACCTTACTTGAATGAGTATATGTTTGTTGGATTTTCAGCTGCTACTGGAAACCATACACAAATCCACAACATTTTGTCATGGAATTTCACCTCAATTAGTCAAGCTTCGCTTCGAATTCCTTCAACAGAGACATGCCAGAACAAAATCATGCTTCAAAATAGCACACAATCTGAAAATCTTCATCGGAAAACGCCTAatagtttctttattttccttgcTGTTGTCATTCTTCTGGTAGTCGTTCTTATTAACCTCTATTTCAGTAGCTACAAGCGAGATAACAATTCTGACGAAGCATTCCCTCTGCCTGAGAAAAAGCAGAGACCACGGCCACCAAACAAGGCACGCCGCTTCACAATAGCTGAGATCTCCATCGCAACAAGGAATTTCAGCGAGTTACAAATATTAGGCAGTGATGAGAAGAGCATTACGTACAAGGCCACGATACTAAACGGGTGCAACGTTGTTGTAAAACGATTTTTAACTCAATTTTTCAACACACACGGGTTTGAAAAGCGTCAATTTCACAAGGAAATCAAGGCTATCACCAGAATTCGTCACCCGAATTTGGTCCCGATTAGAGGTTGGTGCTATGACAACCAAGAAACAATAATTGTGTACGATTTCATCCCAAATGGAAGCCTCGATAAGTGGCTGTTTGGCGTTGGCGTCTTGCCTTGGACGAGGCGTTTTAAGGTCCTTAAAGATTTAGCAGATTCTCTTGTCTACCTTCATTCAAAGCAACTCGCTCACAAAAACGTTAAAAGTAGCAGTGTGTTTCTTGACGTGAGCTTCAGAGCAGTAGTTGGTGATTTCGGGTTTGTGCTTACTTCAGCCGGGTCAACCCGGTTTGAGGCCATGGTGAGTCAGACAGCTGATGTGTTCGAGTTCGGAGTAGTCGTGCTTGAGATCATTGCGGGTCGGAGCTGGAAGTCCAACCCGGGAGAACGGGACTTATTGGATCTTGCATGGGCAATGCATGAGGTACAACAGAAGGAAACTCTAGTGGATCGTAGAATGGGCGCGGTCGTGAACCTGGAGCAGGCGATTCGGGCATTGGATATCGGGTTGCTCTGTACGTTGAACGAGAACAAAGGAAGGCCTACTATGGAAGAAGTGGTGGAGTTCCTAAATATGGAGAAACCGATACCAGAGTTGCCATCGGGTCGACCCGTTTGTTTGTTCCCGTACAGCAGCACCACAGGCTTATGCAGCGGGTACGCTTGTACAACATTCAAATGA